The Raphanus sativus cultivar WK10039 chromosome 2, ASM80110v3, whole genome shotgun sequence DNA segment CTAGTGATTGATTTTTCATATATCTCAGTTAAATAAATACAATTGCAAAGGTGAATTTACACAAAGATATTTAGTTTTCCACCTTTATTTGTTGCAATCATATCATGACCTTGTTCTGGGTAACATCGTCTTAAGTGTGCTTTTCCAGGTTGCTTACCAAGTGACTGCATTGCTTTGCATAAACTTTCTTGAGAGTATACTGAAACTGGAGAACAAAAGTCTAGATGATGCTAACAAAGTCAAGAACACAGTTATATTCAATTGCTTTGTCTTCTGCCAAGTAATCTCTCTCACCTCTTTATATGATCTCTCAACACCATCCTGTATTTGATTGGTGAGTGCTTCACGTTTGTTGGTATCACGGTCTGAATTTGTGCAGGTATTTAACGAGATTGAATGCCGAACTCCATACCAAGGAAACATATACAGAGGGATCCTAAAGAACCATTTGTTCCTTGGAACAATTGCTATAACTGTTATTCTTCAGGTAGTCCTTTATGCATGAACTGATATTTGTAACAGTTGTTCTATCTTTCATGCTGAACACTCCTTAATCTCCATGCTTGCTTTTGTTGTTTCGATCAGGTAATCGTGATAGAATGCTTCGGCATATTCTTTTCCACAGTCAGGCTTAACCGGAAGCAGTGGCTGATCTCCATTGGAATCGGTCTTTTCAGGTACAACCGCTTCACAGAAAAGAATCAATATCATCTGAATTGGCGAGACCTTAACTCTGTTTTCTGTGTTTTTGGACAGTCAAGTCGCTAATCGCTTTCCTTTCCAAGCTTTTCCTTATCTTCGGAACTAAGATTCTTCTTAAACATATAGTGTAAGCATTACGTTACTCTTTGACATCTAAATACGCTATGTATGTATGAACTACGCAAGAAGTCATTTATTCACAGCCTTTGTGTTTGGTTTCAGGTTTGGATACTTCTCTCCACTGGTGATACTTTCAAATCAGCGATCTAAATAGTAGTTTTTCGATTTTGTAAAAtagtcaaagaaaaaaaaagacagaggTGCATTTGTGTTACAAGACGTTTCCAAATATATAATCTTCATTTGTGTTATCAGATCAGTGGCATGAATCGCTTTAGAGTATATAATCTTAACTTTaatcttgttttctttcttgGATAGCAAGAAACAACCTTTAGAGAAACCATCTTTAGAGAGAGTTTATAAGTTTCTTTAATGACGtcttttttctctataaataagTATGTTAGAAGCCTCTAATCCAATGGTTTAGTGTAGACAAAGCTTGCAGTTCGATTTCTGAATTGTTACATAAACTATATAGATGCAACCTTATTGGGGAAAGAGCTTAGCATGATGTAAGAAACCGTATATCTGAGGACTGAGCTTAGCATGATGTAAGAAACCCGTGTATAGTCCCATGTATTGGGGAAAGAGCTATCCTTCATGGTGTTGGAACTTTTTATTGATTGCATGCGGTGCATATATATTGTTAGACTCGTCCTGTCCTTAGTAGATTATCATTTGTCAAACAAGTATATCACAAAATTTCGTTACTTAATATACTCCAAGTTGGCCATATTGAATCTTTGACGTGTGTAGAACAAACACTAACCTTTTTGGTGAAAcattattaaaacaataatacATCATGTATATTCCTTTGGACCAGTCAAGTTGACAATGTATCCATCTTTAAACTATGCACGTCTTCTAAAACGAAACATTCTCTTTGTCAACGTCTGGTccctaaatttatatataaatatgcatGTTACGGGCGCTAAGAATATCATCACCAATACTTGGAAGAAACATTCATTGGAGAGAGGCAAAGAAGAGCTCATCATTTCGAAAATGAGGTCAATCACAGCTTTGTTTTTCCTGTTCTGCTTCCTTGCTCCCTCTGCTTTGGCCCAGCTCCGGTTGGGGTTCTACGGCCGATCATGCCCACGAGCTGAATCTATCGTTGCTAATGTTGTTGCCAACCGTTTCCGCCGTGACCGTAGCATTACTGCAGCTTTGCTTCGTATGCAGTTTCATGATTGCTTTGTTAGGGTTAGTACGCTTCTCCttatgtgtgtttgtgtgtgtgtgtatatcaTGGTCTAACTAATATATCTTGACGTAACACTGACCAATCAAATATTGTTTGGTATATGATTAGGGTTGTGATGCTTCCCTCTTGATCGACCCAAGACCCGGAAGGCCATCAGAGAAAAGCACCGGGCCAAATGCAAGCGTGAGAGGCTACGAGATCATTGATGAGGCTAAGAGACTTCTCGAGGCTGCGTGCCCTCGAACTGTCTCATGCTCAGACATTGTAACTCTAGCCACCAGAGACTCGGTCGCGTTAGCTGGTGGTCCAAGGTTCTCCGTACCAACAGGAAGACGTGATGGATTAAGGTCAAGCCCCAATGATGTGAACTTGCCCGGACCAACAATTCCAGTGGGTGCATCCATCCAATTATTTGCAGCTCAAGGTATGAATACGAACGACATGGTTACACTTATTGGTGGTGGCCACAGCGTTGGTGTTGCACATTGTAGTCTCATCCAAGATAGACTCGCTGATCCCGCTATGGACCGGTCATTAAATGCTAGGTACGTTATATACATGTTATGATAAAAGTGTTATgctcaatttttaaaaatattatttttcttctataacatgcattttaagcgagcatatatatatgtgatgcaTCTGACCCAATAATACATCTCTTAAGGTTGAGGAACACGTGCCGTGCTCCAAATGACCCATCTGTGTTCTTGGACCAAAGGACTCCGTTCATCGTGGACAACGCTATCTACGGAGAGATCCGAAGACAGAGAGGAGTCATGAGGATTGATCAAAACATGGGTCTTGACAGATCAACCCGTGGAATTGTTTCGAGTTTTGCACAAAACAATGCACTCTTTAGAAATAGATTTGCTCAAGCGATGGTGAAAATGGGAACCATTAAGGTTCTTACCGGACGTTCTGGAGAGATTAGAAGAAACTGCAGAGTCTTCAACAACGGACGTTGATTCTATACTCTGTTTTGACCATTGTTTATCGTGACGCttgttttttttgggtttcctctcttttgtttttaataatccaccgaatgttttttatttgctatcatatatttttctttcctCGAAATGATGTGTAATCGCATTTTGTACTTTCtttgttatttaatttcttaTGTTATCCTATTGGGTGTATTTTATgtggttttattttttgttcgttgttcttttataatttaatcattattagttaactttttttAACACCATTATTAGTTAACTAAACATTTATAACCCATAATAGATATGATAGAAAACGAAActactacaaaataaaaaaacgaaaCTACTACACGATTAGGTATATAGTAAGGGTTTGGATCAAATAGTTCAATCAAAGATAAGCATAGGCAACGAAACAAGTGAGATGCATAATCTAAGCACAATTCGGATGTACGTACCAAGGTACCACTAATTTCAGACTAATTACCTCATCAAGGCTTAGATCGCTTTTGCTAATCATCGAAAGTTACAAACTCCCATTTGTACAATAATCAAATGATAAGCAAAGTATAAACAATAAAGTCCAATAATCTGTTCGAACATCCTTTAGTGGCGAAAATAAAACTATTCGTTTAGTTTGAGTTGATCCTTTTCATTTAACAAATATGAGTACATAAAACTGCCTTTACGATCTAcaacttgttttgtttcttgcATAGCAATAACCAGTCATTGCAGAATTTTCGTTCTTTCCTCTTCTACAAGAAATCCACGGAACTTTGCATATTGTTCAAAATGTATTCCAAGCTGGCCCTGATCTGTCTTTTGACGTGTGGAAGACGATATGTAACATTTTtcggaaacatttataaaagcACAACTACATATTCAATGTATTCCTTTGGACCATCAACTGCTGATATTGTATCTACCTTTACCATATGCACGTAATCAAATGAGACATATTCTCTAGACTGTGATTTGCTCAAGCAACGGACGTGATTAATGTCTTTTTTTCTACAATGTACTATTCATGGACATTGTAGAATCCCATTTTTTGTCTTTGTTACTTTTCAAATATCAACTATATCATCTACGGAAATAATCTGGAAACAAAAATGGTCTTGTTTGGTTTTATTGAACTTACTCGTTGACGGACAGATCATTAAGTGATTTGCCAAGCAATTGTTCCTAGTTGTTCTATGAGGAAGATAGTTTCCGTTTCAGGATCTCATTCTCTTTTCTCAGTTTCATTAGCTTCTGCTTCAATGTCTCGAACTGTATGAAGTTGTATCGTTCGGCTTTTTAGCTACTGTCGTTCTACTTATAACCACTGCAAAGAATATAAAGGGACCAgcaattagttttttttttcaatactCTGACTGAAGAACTTATGTGAACTCTTAGCTTAAAAACAGCAAAGGGAATAAAATAGCATTGAGACATTTAATGTAAAACAGAAATGTATTATGCAAAATATGTTTGGTTTCAGTCGATTACACAAAGAATCCGACAGAATCAACTGGATTTGGTCAACCATAGCACTGCATGGATTTTTTTAGCATATGTATAGTTTCCTGCACATGCTTCGTTGCTGTTTTATACCCTTGGTGAACATATCTGTGAACATATCTTTCTGCTTATGTGTATCTGAAGGGACATGAAAATGACATTAATTATGCAAG contains these protein-coding regions:
- the LOC130499906 gene encoding peroxidase 44; the encoded protein is MRSITALFFLFCFLAPSALAQLRLGFYGRSCPRAESIVANVVANRFRRDRSITAALLRMQFHDCFVRGCDASLLIDPRPGRPSEKSTGPNASVRGYEIIDEAKRLLEAACPRTVSCSDIVTLATRDSVALAGGPRFSVPTGRRDGLRSSPNDVNLPGPTIPVGASIQLFAAQGMNTNDMVTLIGGGHSVGVAHCSLIQDRLADPAMDRSLNARLRNTCRAPNDPSVFLDQRTPFIVDNAIYGEIRRQRGVMRIDQNMGLDRSTRGIVSSFAQNNALFRNRFAQAMVKMGTIKVLTGRSGEIRRNCRVFNNGR